Proteins from a genomic interval of Plasmodium reichenowi strain SY57 chromosome 13, whole genome shotgun sequence:
- a CDS encoding hypothetical protein (conserved Plasmodium protein, unknown function), translating to MKKKNKEENYFKVGEESLSSNSDCTNCKYEELNNMLEDIKKTFNLLYDEKKGIRRTEECDSLKTKDDDENMKKNQLYDDSNKKDICNIYTKINNSYVNSKESLSISNKNSSTSSQGSNVSSNYDELIDDILLSDVSSLSNNEKEDIINIDNLRYDKNFLYSIDEKKMRKDKNNIYYNCISIFSLNTYLYNDIFRYNPHLFGLYENCRNNENRCKKIGTLCTQYNLIFLRCVYGKYQKYLFDKLKYTHTIMLDNIPWCNNLLNELYYSALNYFYGNGGLYICWSKILFRLCYYDFMFLSSDIIFKRKVIKFIKLIYDNKYHLYFFSLEFDLYSTQNKISNIKDLVFFMKKIFWKIYIFFLFFKNRRFLKRRKDNIKGCIKHKSGNIKSEEEIINDKHNYINCNNNIYSNNNFYHNHILNEEKKNISTMIFKNSSIFIIGSFNIDINDNKELYEKLITLNHHGEMKDMFFYKNIHYKLQRTYNIVDRKNNTLVNGLNYCYGLTDNIFLVKSFFLNEKDIYELMSLYNPIDIIIEKFNNFKKKKKYIDNYMIDNIFKLINKNGIYFKFQEVYNYGVDILTQKKGNEFSDHWILSARFDIKNKNTNINLKIENKLFNFLYNVNKYFMLNKKSYHKFCQVKYIKKRKSEKSNHKKLIINNMDHMPIKMEKYDYSRKICIITDENINSINQVDTNLYHILLKCFEEECNIY from the coding sequence atgaagaagaagaataaggaagaaaattattttaagGTAGGGGAAGAATCTCTTTCATCTAATTCTGATTGCACAAATTGCAAATATGAAGAactaaataatatgttagAAGATATAAAGAAAACTTTTAATCTTCTgtatgatgaaaaaaaggGGATAAGAAGAACAGAAGAGTGTGATTCTTTGAAAACAAAGGATGATGATGAgaatatgaagaaaaatcAACTTTATGATGATagtaataaaaaggatatatgcaatatatatacgaaaattaataattcttatGTAAATTCAAAAGAATCATTATCaatatcaaataaaaattcaaGTACGTCATCACAAGGTAGCAATGTAAGTAGTAACTATGATGAACTAATAGAcgatatattattaagtGATGTATCATCTCTTAGTAACaatgaaaaagaagatattataaatattgataatTTAAGATATGACaagaattttttatattcaatagatgaaaagaaaatgcgaaaagataagaataatatatattataattgtataagtattttttctttaaatacttatttatataatgatatatttagaTATAATCCTCATTTATTTGgattatatgaaaattgTAGAAATAATGAGAATAGGTGTAAAAAGATTGGAACTTTATGTACtcaatataatttaatatttttaagaTGTGTTTATGGAaaatatcaaaaatatttatttgacaaattaaaatatactCATACCATAATGTTAGATAATATCCCCTGGtgtaataatttattaaatgaattatattatagtgctctaaattatttttatggaAATGGTggtttatatatatgttggAGCAAAATTTTATTTCGTTTGTGTTACTATgattttatgtttttatcatcagatattatatttaaaaggaaagttataaaatttataaaattaatttatgataataaatatcatttatattttttctcaCTTGAATTTGATTTATATAGTActcaaaataaaataagtaACATAAAAGATTTAGtcttttttatgaaaaaaatattttggaaaatatatattttttttttgttttttaaaaatcggagatttttaaaaagaagaaaagaTAATATCAAAGGGTgtataaaacataaaagtggaaatataaaaagtgaagaagaaataataaacgacaaacataattatataaactgtaataataatatatatagtaataataacttttatcataatcatatattaaatgaggaaaaaaaaaatatatccactatgattttcaaaaatagttccatatttattattggTAGTTTTAATAttgatataaatgataacaaagaattatatgaaaagtTAATAACTTTAAATCATCATGGAGAAATGAAAGAcatgtttttttataaaaatattcattacAAATTACAAagaacatataatattgtagATCGCAAAAATAATACTTTAGTTAATGGATTGAACTATTGTTATGGTTTAACggataatatatttctggtcaaatcattttttctaaacgaaaaagatatatatgaattaatGTCTTTATATAACCCTATAGATATAATCATtgaaaaatttaataatttcaaaaaaaaaaaaaaatatatagataattatatgattgataatatatttaaacttataaataaaaatggcATATACTTTAAATTTCAAGaagtatataattatgGTGTCGATATATTAACACAGAAAAAAGGAAACGAATTTAGTGACCATTGGATTTTGTCAGCTCGATttgatattaaaaataaaaatacaaatatcaatttaaaaatagaaaaCAAGTTATTCAACTTTCTATATAATGtcaataaatattttatgcTAAACAAAAAATCTTATCATAAATTCTGTCAAGTcaaatatatcaaaaaaaggaaaagcGAAAAAAGTAATCATAAAAAGCTAATTATCAATAATATGGATCATATGCCtataaaaatggaaaaatatgactattcaagaaaaatatgtataataacggatgaaaatattaatagtatTAATCAAGTGGACAcaaatttatatcatatattattaaagtGTTTTGAAGAGgaatgtaatatatattga
- a CDS encoding type I signal peptidase, whose amino-acid sequence MNFLIYNCFNKSICFFLRRDLYLKKKNCTKVSFFNYFNSKEWNRYEKRIRKKSIILQNDAISNKFNIKNKIFCNKNVLLLPLEYKNNKQSQNCTIKIWKRNKNGYHIGLRNKKGSKKNSSNNNNNNNKRKKINFFSRIEPIKDFLKFTKKIVLCCFVIYGINNYIFDMTLTSGSSMYPLINQNGVILFYVCDYSLRWFNNLKKIYLSLYMNILYKCYNILQLHFDYEYTSYLYEIIYNKINNLKNKIKKCRHIYKRGDVVLLVSPVNEKKRVCKRIIAIENDKLFIDNFHSYVEIPQNNIWVEGDNQMDSYDSRNYGSVHVQLIIGKVFFLLDPFKEFAFVNSERNYKPDLRRYLHISN is encoded by the coding sequence atgaatttCCTTATATACAACTGTTTTAACAAAAGTATttgcttttttttaagaagagacttatatttgaaaaaaaagaattgtACTAAAGTAagtttttttaattattttaattcCAAGGAATGGAATAGATACGAGAAAAGGATacgaaaaaaaagtataatattacaaaatgatgcaatatcaaataaatttaatataaaaaataaaattttttgtaataaaaatgtattacTACTACCTTtggaatataaaaacaataaacAATCTCAAAATTGTActataaaaatatggaaGAGGAATAAAAATGGTTATCATATTGGACTAAGGAACAAAAAAGGaagcaaaaaaaatagcagtaataataataataataataataaaagaaagaaaataaattttttttcacgCATTGAACCGATTAAggattttttaaaattcaCAAAAAAAATCGTATTATGTTGCTTTGTAATATATggtataaataattatatatttgatatgACACTTACAAGTGGATCTAGTATGTATCCTTTAATTAATCAGAATGGagttatattattttatgtatgtGATTATTCTTTAAGATGgtttaataatttaaagaaaatatacttatctctatatatgaatattttatacaaatgttataatattctaCAATTACATTTTGATTATGAATATACTTCTTATTTGTATGAAATTATTTacaacaaaataaataatttaaaaaataaaataaaaaaatgtcgtcatatatataaacgAGGTGATGTGGTACTATTAGTATCTCCtgtaaatgaaaaaaaaagagtgtgtaaaagaattattgctatagaaaatgataaattgTTTATTGACAATTTCCATTCGTATGTAGAAATACCTCAAAACAATATATGGGTAGAAGGAGATAATCAAATGGATTCTTATGATAGTAGAAATTATGGTTCAGTACATGTTCAGTTAATAATTGGTAAAgtattctttttattagACCCCTTCAAAGAATTTGCATTTGTTAATTCGGAAAGGAATTACAAGCCGGACCTCAGGAGATATTTACACATTTCAAATTGA